GGCAAGGACACGACGAGGATTGCCAAAAATGAGTTGCCGTCTATGCGCCGTCGGATCGGTGTGGTTTTTCAAGACTTCCGCTTGCTGGATCACCTCACAACCTATGAGAATGTGGCGCTTCCGCACCGTGTTGCTGGTAAGTATGAGGCTGAATACCGCCCGGATGTGGAAGATCTGTTGAAATGGGTGGGGCTTGGTGAGCGGATGCATGTGCTTCCTCCTGTTCTTTCTGGTGGGGAGAAGCAGCGTGCTGCAATTGCCCGTGCGTTGATTACACGCCCTGAAGTTTTGCTGGCAGATGAGCCCACAGGTAATGTGGACCCTCCACTGGCGCGCCGTTTGCTGCGTTTGTTTATTGAGCTGAACCGGCTGGGGACATCTGTTGTGATCGCAACGCATGACTTTCATTTGCTGGAACAGGTTGAAGCTCGACATCTGGTTCTCAACGATGGGCGGTTGGCTGTACATGACTGATCATCAGCAAAGAACAGAACCGCCTATGACGGCGTCAGGTTCTCCGAGTGGCGGACAAACCAAGAGTGCAGGAGCAAAGAAGGCTCCGGTGCGCGGCAAGCCTTCTCGGCCCACTGGAAAGCCAAAGAATCCCAAAGCGGCAAGACCGAAAAAATCTCTAAAGTTAAGACGATTACGCAAATCAGCGCCGATTGTGCCGCCTCAGGCGATCTCTGGTCAGGCGCTGATGCTTGTTGTTGCCATTATGAGTTTTTTGGCCTGCCTTACGGTTGGCTTTGTTTCTATCGTCAATGATGCTGCCAATGACTGGACCAGTGAGCTTGTCAGGGAAGTGACTGTTCAGATCCGCCCGGTAGATGGCGTTAATATGCTGCAGGAGATTGACCGAACGCTGGCGCTGGTTCGTGAGTTTCCCGGAATAGGGGATGCGCGCGCACTTTCTGATGAAGA
The window above is part of the Pseudovibrio sp. Tun.PSC04-5.I4 genome. Proteins encoded here:
- the ftsE gene encoding cell division ATP-binding protein FtsE, whose protein sequence is MIRFENVGLRYGMGPEVLRDLTFSIEPQSFQFLTGPSGAGKTSLLRLLFLSMRPTRGLISVFGKDTTRIAKNELPSMRRRIGVVFQDFRLLDHLTTYENVALPHRVAGKYEAEYRPDVEDLLKWVGLGERMHVLPPVLSGGEKQRAAIARALITRPEVLLADEPTGNVDPPLARRLLRLFIELNRLGTSVVIATHDFHLLEQVEARHLVLNDGRLAVHD